Genomic DNA from Vagococcus luciliae:
TAATATATCTCACTAAACTTCCTCCTCGATAATGTAATCTTTTATTGTTTCTATTGGAATATCAACGATTTTGGCTTGCCCGATTTTTTTTAATAAAATAATTTTAATTGTATTACCACGAGCCTTTTTATCGTGAGTGATAGCTTCGTAAATCATGTCACGATCTAATGAAATAGAGGTTGGTAAATTAAATCTTTCCAACATTTTAATTAAATCCTCTGTCACACCTTTAGGAGATTGATTAAATGCTTCGGCACGGTTGGAAATCATGACCATTCCTAAGCTAACCCCTTCACCATGACTAATCACACCATAACCAGATGTTTTTTCAATTGCATGACCGATTGTGTGACCAAAATTAAGTGTTAAACGACTACCATGGTCGAAAACATCTTCTTCAACAACACGACGTTTGACATTTAGTGAGGCATGAATCACTTCTTCTGCATGATTTAATAAGTCTTTTTCATTTTTTAATGTACCTAGATAGTTCCAAAGATCTTTATCTGCAATAGCAGCTGATTTGATAATCTCAGCGATACCTTCTCTAACACGTCTGATTTCTAATGTATTTAACACATTAGGGTCAATCAAAACACCATCAGGTTGCGCAAACGTCCCAACTAAATTTTTCGCTTTTTTTGTGTTAACTGCCGTTTTTCCACCAATACTTGAATCAACTTGTGCTAGTAAGGTTGTTGGAATTTGCAAGAAATGAATTCCTCTCATATAAGTCGAGGCCACAAATCCTGCTAAA
This window encodes:
- the aroB gene encoding 3-dehydroquinate synthase, giving the protein MIEVNLPNHHYKIEVQRGLLKSCGQWVANIWRPQRVAIITDETVAELYGEDVADNLVDHGFDITMLVVPPGEESKSLEKATYLYDALADNDFTRSDGVIALGGGVIGDLAGFVASTYMRGIHFLQIPTTLLAQVDSSIGGKTAVNTKKAKNLVGTFAQPDGVLIDPNVLNTLEIRRVREGIAEIIKSAAIADKDLWNYLGTLKNEKDLLNHAEEVIHASLNVKRRVVEEDVFDHGSRLTLNFGHTIGHAIEKTSGYGVISHGEGVSLGMVMISNRAEAFNQSPKGVTEDLIKMLERFNLPTSISLDRDMIYEAITHDKKARGNTIKIILLKKIGQAKIVDIPIETIKDYIIEEEV